One window of Populus nigra chromosome 5, ddPopNigr1.1, whole genome shotgun sequence genomic DNA carries:
- the LOC133695201 gene encoding protein KINESIN LIGHT CHAIN-RELATED 1, whose product MKRASILLLSHLTRQKPKTSTPLLSRNYLSSNTTNTPSYYSLHSPTNNLKSCTKTNGLIIKPHQSQSNPSRNSGTLIETTPQISSRQKKIKERSQIEEAFESAATVEGMLEAFKDMEACFDERELGLALLKVGLKLDQQGEDPEKALTFATRALKVLDIGDDKPSFLVAMTLQLMGSVSYSLKRFNDSLGYLNKAKRILGRLEEEGTTNVEDIRPVLHAVLLELSNVKTAMGRREEAIDNLKKCLEIKEMTMDKGSKELGVANRELAEAYVAVLNFNEALPFGLKALDIHKSGLGDYSVEVAYDRKLLGVIYSGLEEHDKALEQNVLSQKVLKSWGLRSELLHAEIDAANMQIALGKYDEAINTLKGVVQQTEKDGGTRALVFISMAKALCHLEKIADAKRCLEIACGILDKKETASPVEVAEAYSEIAMLYENMNEFETAISLLKRTQSMLEKLPQEQHSEGSVSARIGWLLLLTGKVTQAIPYLESAAEMLKESFGSKHFGIGYVYNNLGAAYLELDRPQSAAQMFAVAKDIMDAALGPHHADSIEAYQNLSKAYSAMGSYTLAIEFQQRAIDAWESHGPSAHDMLMEARRIREQLKTKARDASTNQLPTKALPLPHSGPSGRNEETYIMTSLSAKIKQA is encoded by the exons CTTCTCTCTCATCTTACTCGCCAAAAACCTAAAACATCAACTCCTCTTCTCTCCAGAAACTACTTATCATCTAACACCACAAACACACCCTCCTACTACTCACTTCATTCACCTACCAATAATCTCAAATCCTGCACCAAAACCAATGGCCTTATTATCAAGCCCCACCAATCCCAATCAAACCCATCTCGAAATAGTGGTACCCTTATTGAAACAACTCCTCAAATCTCCTCTAGGCAGAAGAAAATCAAGGAAAGATCTCAaattgaagaggcttttgagtCTGCAGCGACAGTTGAGGGCATGCTCGAAGCTTTTAAAGATATGGAGGCTTGTTTTGATGAGAGAGAACTTGGTTTGGCTTTATTGAAAGTTGGTCTTAAACTTGACCAACAAGGTGAGGACCCTGAAAAGGCTTTAACTTTTGCTACCAGAGCTTTGAAAGTTCTTGATATTGGTGATGATAAGCCTAGTTTTCTTGTTGCTATGACTTTACAATTAATGGGTTCTGTTAGTTAtagtttaaaaagatttaatgatAGTTTAGGGTATTTAAATAAGGCAAAGAGGATACTGGGTAGGCTGGAGGAGGAGGGGACTACTAATGTTGAGGATATTAGGCCAGTGTTGCATGCTGTGCTGCTTGAGTTATCTAATGTTAAGACTGCGATGGGGAGGAGAGAGGAGGCCATAGATAATCTTAAGAAGTGTTTAGAGATCAAGGAAATGACTATGGATAAAGGCAGTAAAGAATTGGGCGTGGCAAATAGGGAACTGGCAGAGGCTTATGTTGCAGTTTTGAATTTCAATGAGGCTTTGCCGTTTGGTTTGAAGGCATTGGATATACATAAGAGTGGACTTGGGGATTATTCTGTGGAGGTTGCATATGATAGGAAGCTTCTCGGGGTCATATATAGTGGGTTGGAGGAACATGACAAGGCATTGGAGCAGAATGTGCTGTCACAGAAGGTTTTGAAGAGTTGGGGTCTTAGATCAGAATTGCTTCATGCTGAGATTGATGCTGCTAATATGCAGATTGCATTGGGCAAGTATGATGAGGCTATTAATACTTTGAAGGGTGTTGTCCAGCAGACAGAGAAAGATGGCGGGACTCGAGCATTAGTGTTTATCTCTATGGCAAAGGCACTATGTCATCTAGAAAAGATTGCAGATGCAAAGAGGTGTCTGGAAATTGCCTGTGGAATTCTTGACAAGAAAGAAACAGCTTCTCCAGTTGAAGTTGCTGAGGCATACTCAGAGATAGCAATGCTATATGAGAATATGAATGAGTTTGAAACGGCAATTTCATTGCTAAAGAGAACACAGTCTATGCTCGAGAAGCTCCCACAAGAACAGCATTCAGAAGGAAGTGTTTCTGCTAGAATTGGGTGGTTACTTTTGTTGACAGGCAAGGTGACTCAGGCAATTCCTTACTTGGAGAGTGCTGCTGAAATGTTGAAGGAGAGCTTTGGGTCCAAACATTTTGGAATTGGATATGTCTACAACAATTTGGGGGCGGCGTATTTGGAATTGGATAGACCACAGTCAGCTGCACAGATGTTTGCAGTTGCAAAGGACATCATGGATGCAGCTCTTGGTCCTCATCATGCAGATTCAATTGAGGCATACCAGAATCTCTCGAAAGCATATAGTGCCATGGGAAG CTATACCCTTGCCATTGAATTCCAGCAGCGAGCAATAGATGCCTGGGAAAGTCATGGACCAAGTGCACATGATATGCTCATGGAAGCCCGTCGAATTCGGGAACAACTAAAGACAAAAGCTCGTGATGCATCCACAAACCAGCTTCCTACAAAAGCCTTGCCCTTGCCTCACAGTGGCCCCTCTGGAAGAAACGAAGAAACTTACATCATGACATCCCTCTCAGCCAAAATCAAACAAGCATAA